A single window of Streptomyces sp. NBC_00464 DNA harbors:
- the orn gene encoding oligoribonuclease, protein MNDRMVWIDCEMTGLSLTEDALIEVAALVTDSELNVLGEGVDIVIRPPDAALETMPEVVRQMHTASGLLDELAGGTTLAEAEEKVLAYVREHVKEPGKAPLCGNTVGTDRGFLSRDMPSLEGYLHYRIVDVSSIKELARRWFPRAYFNSPEKNGNHRALADIRDSITELRYYREAVFVPQPGPDSERAKSIAARLSQPSA, encoded by the coding sequence ATGAACGACCGCATGGTGTGGATCGACTGCGAGATGACCGGGCTCTCGTTGACGGAAGACGCACTCATCGAGGTGGCCGCACTGGTCACCGACTCGGAGTTGAACGTGCTCGGCGAAGGGGTGGACATCGTGATCCGCCCGCCGGACGCGGCGCTGGAGACCATGCCCGAGGTGGTGCGGCAGATGCACACCGCCTCGGGCCTCCTCGACGAGCTGGCCGGGGGCACCACCCTGGCCGAAGCCGAGGAGAAGGTCCTGGCGTATGTCCGCGAGCATGTGAAGGAGCCCGGCAAGGCCCCGCTCTGCGGGAACACGGTCGGTACCGACCGCGGCTTCCTGTCGCGGGACATGCCGTCGCTGGAGGGCTACCTCCACTACCGGATCGTCGATGTGTCCTCGATCAAGGAGCTGGCCCGCCGCTGGTTCCCGAGGGCGTACTTCAACAGTCCGGAGAAGAACGGCAACCATCGCGCGCTCGCCGACATCCGTGACTCCATCACGGAGCTGCGGTACTACCGCGAGGCCGTCTTCGTCCCGCAGCCGGGGCCGGACTCGGAGCGCGCGAAGTCGATCGCTGCGCGCCTTTCGCAGCCCTCGGCCTAG
- a CDS encoding helix-turn-helix domain-containing protein: MSQDSATATEAVRKLSGRRRREVVAVLLFSGGPIFESSIPLSVFGIDRQDAGVPRYRLLVCSGEEGPLRTTGGLELTAPYGLEAISRAGTVVVPAWRSITSPPPVEALDALRRAHEEGARIVGLCTGAFVLAAAGLLDGRPATTHWMYAPTLAKRYPSVHVDPRELFVDDGDVLTSAGTAAGIDLCLHIVRSDHGTEAAGALARRLVVPPRRSGGQERYLDRSLPEEIGSDPLAEVVAWALEHLHEQFDVETLAARAYMSRRTFDRRFRSLTGSAPLQWLITQRVLQAQRLLETSDYSVDEVAGRCGFRSPVALRGHFRRQLGSSPAAYRAAYRARRPQSGGPEQVVTVTEPAVPVQASAGRRAPVPAPAGPSTAAPDLGRGEHGKPGSEAYAAGRPALPGQRSAP; encoded by the coding sequence ATGAGCCAGGACTCCGCCACCGCAACGGAGGCTGTACGGAAGCTGAGCGGGCGCCGACGCCGTGAGGTGGTCGCCGTGCTGTTGTTCAGCGGTGGCCCTATCTTCGAGAGCTCCATTCCGCTCTCGGTGTTCGGGATCGACCGCCAGGACGCGGGAGTTCCGCGTTATCGGTTGCTCGTGTGCAGCGGCGAAGAGGGACCGCTGCGCACCACGGGGGGACTCGAACTGACCGCGCCCTACGGGCTGGAGGCGATCAGCAGGGCCGGCACCGTCGTGGTGCCTGCCTGGCGCTCGATCACCTCGCCACCGCCCGTGGAGGCGCTCGACGCGCTGCGTCGCGCCCACGAAGAGGGTGCGCGCATCGTGGGGCTGTGCACGGGTGCCTTCGTGCTCGCCGCGGCCGGGCTGCTGGACGGCCGCCCGGCGACCACGCACTGGATGTACGCACCGACGCTGGCCAAGCGCTATCCGTCGGTGCACGTCGACCCGCGTGAACTCTTCGTCGACGACGGCGATGTGCTCACGTCCGCCGGGACTGCGGCCGGGATCGACCTCTGTCTGCACATAGTCCGCTCGGACCACGGCACGGAGGCCGCCGGGGCGCTGGCCCGCCGGCTCGTCGTGCCGCCGCGGCGCAGTGGCGGCCAGGAGCGCTATCTCGACAGGTCTTTACCGGAAGAGATCGGCTCCGACCCGCTCGCCGAGGTCGTGGCCTGGGCGCTGGAGCATCTGCACGAGCAGTTCGACGTGGAGACGCTGGCCGCGCGCGCCTATATGAGCAGGCGGACCTTCGACCGGAGGTTCCGCTCGCTCACCGGCAGCGCGCCGCTCCAGTGGCTGATCACCCAGCGGGTGCTGCAGGCGCAGCGGCTGCTGGAGACGTCCGACTACTCGGTCGACGAGGTCGCGGGCCGCTGCGGCTTCCGCTCGCCGGTCGCGCTGCGCGGACACTTCCGGCGTCAGCTGGGTTCGTCGCCTGCCGCGTACCGGGCCGCCTACCGGGCCCGTCGTCCGCAGAGCGGTGGTCCGGAGCAGGTCGTCACGGTGACCGAGCCGGCGGTGCCTGTTCAGGCCTCCGCGGGCCGTCGCGCGCCGGTACCCGCTCCGGCGGGTCCGTCCACGGCTGCCCCGGACCTGGGCCGCGGGGAGCACGGGAAACCGGGCTCCGAGGCGTACGCCGCGGGTCGCCCGGCCCTGCCGGGACAGCGGAGCGCCCCGTAG
- a CDS encoding universal stress protein, producing the protein MAGHEIPEPADRKQVADPRSDQQAAEEACHSCDPAFRHGVVVGFDGSTSSERALAYAIGMARRTGSGLIIVHVANRLPTTVWAGCEPPVFVDVPDHRTEVLGLELACADYLSEVPWVLVERGGDICHELEEVGREYSADAIVVGSTHGIVGRIFGSVAGRLARRAQRPVVVIP; encoded by the coding sequence ATGGCCGGTCACGAAATCCCCGAACCCGCGGACCGCAAGCAGGTAGCCGACCCCAGGTCGGACCAGCAGGCGGCCGAAGAAGCATGTCATTCCTGCGATCCCGCCTTCCGGCACGGCGTCGTCGTCGGTTTCGACGGCTCGACCTCCAGTGAGCGGGCCCTCGCGTATGCCATCGGCATGGCCCGGCGGACCGGCTCCGGCCTGATCATCGTCCATGTCGCCAACCGGCTGCCGACCACCGTCTGGGCAGGCTGCGAGCCGCCCGTCTTCGTGGACGTCCCGGATCACCGCACCGAGGTCCTCGGCCTGGAGCTCGCCTGCGCGGACTACCTCTCAGAGGTGCCGTGGGTGCTCGTCGAGCGCGGCGGGGACATCTGCCACGAGCTGGAGGAGGTCGGCCGGGAGTACTCGGCCGACGCGATCGTGGTGGGCTCCACGCACGGGATCGTCGGCCGGATCTTCGGCTCGGTGGCGGGCCGGCTGGCACGCCGGGCGCAGCGCCCGGTCGTCGTCATCCCGTAG
- a CDS encoding acetate uptake transporter produces the protein MDNDVSAGNTSTSTLGHLALGLTLLAFGIGHTGAVDGVTAADAVSLALYVGGIALFVAGLLEFRGGNGFNGTAFAGLGAFWFTWGTGADARVSDHAAGLFLLLWALFALTLTLGASGRGLLGQGTYGLLFAALLLLGVGQFADSGFLGRAGGWFAAVAGLAAWYGATAASAHWPTSVPKRAAGRGVTATG, from the coding sequence GTGGACAACGACGTCTCTGCGGGAAACACCAGCACCTCCACCCTCGGCCATCTCGCCCTGGGACTCACGCTGTTGGCATTCGGGATCGGTCACACAGGGGCCGTGGACGGGGTGACGGCGGCCGATGCCGTCTCGCTCGCGCTGTATGTCGGCGGTATCGCCCTGTTCGTCGCCGGACTCCTGGAGTTCCGCGGCGGCAACGGCTTCAACGGCACCGCCTTCGCCGGACTGGGCGCCTTCTGGTTCACCTGGGGCACCGGTGCCGACGCCCGGGTGTCGGACCATGCGGCAGGGCTGTTCCTGCTGCTCTGGGCCCTGTTCGCGCTCACGCTGACCCTCGGGGCATCAGGTCGCGGTCTGCTCGGCCAGGGGACGTACGGGCTGCTGTTCGCGGCCCTTCTGCTCCTGGGTGTCGGGCAGTTCGCGGACAGCGGCTTCCTGGGCAGGGCGGGCGGCTGGTTCGCCGCGGTGGCCGGTCTCGCCGCCTGGTACGGAGCGACCGCCGCGTCGGCCCACTGGCCGACGTCGGTGCCGAAGCGGGCTGCCGGCCGAGGAGTGACGGCCACCGGCTGA
- the glmS gene encoding glutamine--fructose-6-phosphate transaminase (isomerizing) has protein sequence MCGIVGYIGKRDVAPLLLEGLQRLEYRGYDSAGIVITGKPAAGKPAALKMVKAKGRVRELESRVPKRFTGTTGIAHTRWATHGAPSDENAHPHLDAGNQVAVVHNGIIDNASELRAKLVADGVVFLSETDTEVLVHLIARSQADSLEEKVREALKSVEGTYGIAVMHADFNDRIVVARNGSPVVLGIGEKEMFVASDVAALVAHTRQIVTLDDGEMATLKADDFRTYTTEGSTTTATPTTVEWEAESYDMGGHDTYMHKEISEQAEAVDRVLRGRIDDRFSTVHLGGLNLDAREARGVRRIKILGCGTSYHAGMIGAGLIEELARIPADAEPASEFRYRNPVVDPDTLYVAVSQSGETYDVLAAVQELKRKGARVLGVVNVVGSAIAREADGGMYVHAGPEVCVVSTKCFTNTVVAFALLALHLGRIRDLSVSDGKRIIEGLRRLPEQIDRILESEDEIKKLAEEYAGAQSMMFIGRVRGYPVALEASLKLKEISYIHAEAYPASELKHGPLALIEPALPTVAIVPDDDLLEKNRAALEEIKARSGRILAVAHREQEKADHTILVPKNENELDPILMGIPLQLFAYHTALAMGRDIDKPRNLAKSVTVE, from the coding sequence ATGTGCGGAATCGTCGGTTACATCGGAAAGCGTGACGTGGCCCCGCTGCTGCTGGAGGGTCTGCAGCGGCTGGAGTACCGGGGTTACGACTCCGCGGGCATCGTCATCACCGGAAAGCCGGCGGCCGGCAAGCCCGCCGCGCTCAAGATGGTCAAGGCCAAGGGCCGGGTCCGCGAGCTGGAGTCCCGGGTCCCCAAGCGCTTCACCGGCACCACCGGCATCGCCCACACCCGCTGGGCCACCCACGGCGCCCCGAGCGACGAGAACGCCCACCCGCACCTGGACGCCGGCAACCAGGTCGCCGTCGTCCACAACGGCATCATCGACAACGCCTCCGAGCTCCGCGCGAAGCTCGTCGCCGACGGCGTCGTCTTCCTCTCCGAGACCGACACCGAGGTGCTGGTCCATCTGATCGCCCGCTCGCAGGCGGACTCCCTGGAGGAGAAGGTCCGCGAGGCACTGAAGTCCGTCGAGGGCACCTACGGCATCGCCGTCATGCACGCCGACTTCAACGACCGCATCGTCGTCGCCCGCAACGGCTCCCCGGTCGTGCTCGGCATCGGCGAGAAGGAGATGTTCGTCGCCTCCGACGTCGCCGCCCTGGTCGCCCACACCCGCCAGATCGTCACGCTGGACGACGGCGAGATGGCCACCCTCAAGGCCGACGACTTCCGTACGTACACCACCGAGGGCTCGACCACGACGGCCACGCCCACCACGGTGGAGTGGGAGGCCGAGTCGTACGACATGGGCGGCCACGACACGTACATGCACAAGGAGATCTCCGAGCAGGCCGAAGCCGTGGACCGCGTGCTGCGCGGCCGCATCGACGACCGCTTCTCCACCGTGCACCTGGGCGGCCTGAACCTGGACGCCCGCGAGGCCCGCGGGGTCCGCCGGATCAAGATCCTGGGCTGCGGCACCTCGTACCACGCGGGCATGATCGGCGCCGGCCTCATCGAGGAGCTGGCCCGCATCCCCGCGGACGCGGAGCCCGCGTCCGAGTTCCGCTACCGCAACCCGGTCGTGGACCCCGACACCCTGTACGTCGCGGTCTCCCAGTCCGGTGAGACGTACGACGTGCTGGCCGCCGTCCAGGAGCTCAAGCGCAAGGGCGCCCGGGTCCTCGGCGTCGTGAACGTCGTCGGTTCGGCGATCGCCCGCGAGGCGGACGGCGGCATGTACGTCCACGCGGGCCCCGAGGTCTGCGTCGTCTCCACCAAGTGCTTCACCAACACCGTGGTCGCCTTCGCGCTGCTCGCCCTGCACCTGGGCCGCATCCGCGACCTGTCGGTCTCCGACGGCAAGCGGATCATCGAGGGGCTGCGCAGGCTGCCCGAGCAGATCGACCGGATCCTGGAGTCGGAGGACGAGATCAAGAAGCTGGCCGAGGAGTACGCGGGCGCGCAGTCGATGATGTTCATCGGCCGGGTCCGGGGCTACCCCGTCGCACTGGAGGCCTCCCTGAAGCTCAAGGAGATCTCGTACATCCACGCCGAGGCCTATCCCGCCTCCGAGCTCAAGCACGGTCCGCTCGCGCTCATCGAGCCCGCGCTCCCCACGGTCGCGATCGTGCCGGACGACGACCTGCTGGAGAAGAACCGCGCGGCCCTGGAGGAGATCAAGGCCCGCAGCGGCCGCATCCTCGCCGTGGCCCACCGCGAGCAGGAGAAGGCCGACCACACGATCCTCGTCCCGAAGAACGAGAACGAGCTGGACCCGATCCTGATGGGGATCCCGCTCCAGCTCTTCGCCTACCACACGGCCCTCGCCATGGGCCGTGACATCGACAAGCCGCGCAACCTGGCGAAGTCCGTCACCGTCGAGTAG
- a CDS encoding beta-N-acetylhexosaminidase yields the protein MAQRSALPRALPRLLGSLLLVTAAGISTACMAPTASAASSGSAASTPRPLGQVVPAPASVRPGGSPYSITGATRIRVDGSSGEVRKIGEYLAGVLRPSTGYALPVTGQAGSDGIRLRLGSHDSALGAEGYTLTAGRGSVTITARKPAGLFHGVQTLRQLLPAQVERDSRQKGPWKVAGGSITDTPRYAYRGAMLDVSRHFFSVTEVKRYIDQIALYKMNTFHLHLSDDQGWRIAIDSWPKLATYGGSTEVGGGPGGHYTKSQYKEIVRYAASRYLEVVPEIDMPGHTNSALASYAELNCDGVAPPLYTGTKVGFSSLCAAKDVTYRFIDDVIGEVAALTPGRYIHIGGDEAHSTSHEDYARIMERAQAAVGRHGKTVMGWHQLTGATPVEGAVAQYWGYDRTSAADRQQVADAAKNGTRLVLSPADRVYLDMKYNEDTVLGLKWAGLVEVQRSYDWDPATYLADTPADAVLGVEAPIWAETLTDSDDIDAMAFPRLPGAAELGWSPAETHDWDTYKLRLAALGPRFTALGIDYYRSPQVPWPAEPAAAG from the coding sequence ATGGCGCAGCGCAGTGCTCTTCCCCGTGCTCTACCCCGTCTTCTCGGCTCGCTGCTTCTCGTCACGGCGGCCGGAATCTCCACCGCTTGCATGGCCCCCACGGCGTCCGCGGCAAGCAGTGGCTCCGCCGCGTCGACGCCCCGGCCGCTGGGCCAGGTCGTGCCCGCCCCCGCCTCGGTGAGGCCGGGCGGATCCCCGTACTCCATCACCGGCGCCACCAGGATCCGGGTCGACGGCTCGTCCGGCGAGGTCCGGAAGATCGGCGAATACCTGGCGGGCGTGCTGCGCCCCTCCACCGGGTACGCCCTGCCGGTCACCGGACAGGCCGGCTCCGACGGCATCCGGCTCCGGCTCGGCTCCCACGACAGCGCGCTGGGCGCCGAGGGCTACACCCTGACCGCGGGGCGGGGCTCCGTCACCATCACGGCCCGCAAGCCCGCAGGGCTCTTCCACGGTGTCCAGACGCTGCGTCAGCTGCTGCCGGCCCAGGTCGAGCGCGACAGCCGCCAGAAGGGGCCGTGGAAGGTCGCGGGCGGCAGCATCACCGATACGCCGCGCTACGCCTACCGGGGCGCGATGCTCGACGTCTCGCGGCACTTCTTCTCGGTCACCGAGGTCAAGCGCTACATCGACCAGATCGCGCTGTACAAGATGAACACCTTCCACCTGCACCTCTCCGACGACCAGGGCTGGCGCATCGCCATCGACTCCTGGCCGAAGCTGGCCACGTACGGCGGCTCCACGGAGGTCGGCGGTGGGCCCGGCGGCCACTACACCAAGAGCCAGTACAAGGAGATCGTGCGGTACGCGGCCTCCCGCTATCTGGAGGTGGTGCCGGAGATCGACATGCCCGGCCACACCAACTCCGCCCTCGCCTCGTACGCGGAGCTGAACTGCGACGGCGTCGCGCCCCCGCTCTACACCGGGACCAAGGTCGGCTTCAGCTCGCTGTGCGCGGCCAAGGACGTCACGTACCGGTTCATCGACGACGTCATCGGTGAAGTGGCCGCGCTGACTCCCGGCAGGTACATCCACATCGGCGGTGACGAGGCGCACTCCACCAGCCACGAGGACTACGCCAGGATCATGGAGAGGGCGCAGGCCGCCGTCGGCCGGCACGGCAAGACCGTGATGGGCTGGCACCAGCTCACCGGGGCCACGCCGGTCGAGGGTGCGGTCGCCCAGTACTGGGGCTATGACAGGACGAGCGCCGCGGACCGTCAGCAGGTGGCGGACGCGGCGAAGAACGGCACCAGGCTGGTGCTGTCGCCGGCGGACCGGGTGTACCTCGACATGAAGTACAACGAGGACACCGTGCTGGGCCTGAAGTGGGCCGGTCTGGTCGAGGTGCAGCGCAGTTACGACTGGGACCCGGCGACGTATCTCGCCGACACCCCGGCGGACGCGGTGCTCGGGGTCGAGGCGCCGATCTGGGCCGAGACGCTGACCGACAGCGACGACATCGACGCGATGGCGTTCCCGCGGCTGCCCGGCGCGGCGGAGCTGGGCTGGTCCCCGGCCGAGACGCACGACTGGGACACGTACAAGCTGCGACTGGCGGCGCTCGGGCCGCGGTTCACCGCGCTGGGCATCGACTACTACCGGTCGCCCCAGGTGCCGTGGCCGGCGGAGCCGGCTGCGGCGGGGTGA
- a CDS encoding ABC transporter substrate-binding protein, with translation MRTARVSRPTRRGLLAMGGAVGLGAVLAACGDSDSKDSGSTGSKGADAGPWSFKDDRGQSAEATSVPKNIVAFTGVAAALHDYGVEVKAVFGPTKTKDGKADVQAGDLDISKVEILGNVWGEFNVEKYAALGPDLLVTAMWEKDALWYVPDASKDKILKLAPSVALWAAQTTIPKAIQRHEDLAASLGADVKAKTVTDAKARFEKAAARLRAAAKSKPNLKVMIGSASQDLFYVSLAKTSADTLYFQELGVKFVEPKVNAAGFFEELSWENVDKYGADIIMMDNRSSALQPDALTSKPTWAQLPAVKAGQVIPRTTEPIYSYDKCAPILEDLAKAIEDAKKTA, from the coding sequence ATGCGCACTGCCCGAGTGTCCCGTCCCACCCGCCGCGGCCTGCTGGCCATGGGCGGCGCCGTTGGCCTGGGCGCCGTGCTGGCGGCCTGCGGTGACAGCGACTCGAAGGACTCCGGTTCCACCGGCTCCAAGGGCGCCGACGCCGGGCCCTGGAGCTTCAAGGACGACCGCGGGCAGAGCGCCGAGGCCACGTCCGTCCCGAAGAACATCGTCGCCTTCACCGGTGTCGCCGCCGCGCTCCACGACTACGGCGTCGAGGTCAAGGCCGTCTTCGGCCCGACGAAGACCAAGGACGGCAAGGCCGACGTCCAGGCCGGCGACCTGGACATCAGCAAGGTCGAGATCCTCGGCAACGTCTGGGGCGAGTTCAACGTCGAGAAGTACGCGGCGCTCGGCCCGGACCTGCTGGTCACCGCGATGTGGGAGAAGGACGCCCTCTGGTACGTGCCGGACGCGTCCAAGGACAAGATCCTGAAGCTCGCCCCGAGTGTCGCCCTGTGGGCCGCCCAGACCACGATCCCCAAGGCGATCCAGCGCCACGAGGACCTCGCCGCCTCCCTCGGCGCCGACGTCAAGGCCAAGACGGTCACCGACGCGAAGGCCCGGTTCGAGAAGGCGGCGGCCCGGCTGCGCGCCGCCGCGAAGTCCAAGCCGAACCTCAAGGTCATGATCGGCTCGGCCAGCCAGGACCTCTTCTACGTCTCGCTCGCCAAGACGTCCGCCGACACCCTGTACTTCCAGGAGCTGGGCGTGAAGTTCGTCGAGCCGAAGGTGAACGCGGCAGGCTTCTTCGAGGAGCTGAGCTGGGAGAACGTCGACAAGTACGGGGCCGACATCATCATGATGGACAACCGGTCCTCGGCCCTGCAGCCCGACGCGCTGACCTCCAAGCCCACCTGGGCGCAGCTGCCCGCCGTCAAGGCCGGCCAGGTCATCCCGCGCACCACCGAGCCGATCTACAGCTACGACAAGTGCGCGCCGATCCTCGAAGACCTCGCGAAGGCCATCGAGGACGCGAAGAAGACCGCCTGA
- a CDS encoding GNAT family N-acetyltransferase, which produces MKPQHWPLYGLRIRTTRLELRVPDLELLDELASVAADGVHAPDTMPFTVPWTDCPPAERGRAVFQHVLGSIANWSAPEWSLSLAVLHGGRVVGRQDLMAKDFAVTREVRTGSWLGRAHQGRGIGTEMRAAALHLAFDGLGAGAAVSSAMTDNPRSLGVSRRLGYLPDGLTVAALRGERVTLQQLRLERARWEEHRSVEVTVEGLDDCREMFGG; this is translated from the coding sequence ATGAAGCCGCAGCACTGGCCCCTGTACGGGCTCCGCATCCGCACCACCCGTCTGGAACTGCGCGTCCCGGACCTGGAGTTGCTGGACGAGCTGGCCTCCGTCGCCGCCGACGGGGTGCACGCCCCGGACACCATGCCGTTCACCGTCCCCTGGACCGACTGCCCGCCCGCCGAGCGCGGCCGGGCAGTGTTCCAGCATGTGCTGGGCAGCATCGCCAACTGGTCGGCACCGGAATGGTCGTTGAGCCTCGCCGTCCTGCACGGGGGCCGGGTGGTCGGGCGGCAGGACCTGATGGCGAAGGACTTCGCGGTGACCCGTGAGGTCAGGACCGGCTCGTGGCTCGGGCGCGCGCACCAGGGCCGGGGCATCGGCACCGAGATGCGGGCCGCCGCGCTCCATCTCGCCTTCGACGGCCTGGGCGCCGGCGCGGCGGTCTCGTCCGCGATGACGGACAACCCGCGCTCGCTGGGCGTCTCGCGGCGGCTCGGCTATCTCCCTGACGGGCTGACGGTCGCCGCGCTGCGGGGTGAACGAGTCACGCTCCAGCAGCTGCGCCTGGAGCGCGCGCGGTGGGAGGAACACCGCTCGGTCGAGGTCACGGTCGAGGGGCTCGACGACTGCCGGGAGATGTTCGGCGGATGA
- a CDS encoding MFS transporter, translated as MPIELKRAVVALALIASFMVYVDGTIVNLTLAQLSSHLHASRSGLEWAVNAYTLGFAAVLLGSGAVTDVLGAKRTFITGLIAFTASSAVCAAAGTMLILNLARLTQGVGAALLLPSALVLATSAATDEHARHKLVGWWAAAGGMGMAAGPLLGGVLVSVADWRAVFGVNVVIGIPAIVWSIRSMPSVPRRGRSVDYAGMVAATVLIGGLVFGLIEAPAKGWGTPGVLTAFTLAGVGLLAFVRAERTAKAPLLPTAVYSDRPFTTSALQGALFNFTFYGLLFALSLMLQQGRDLSAIASGLLFLPLTGLISLGSICAAALTGRAGRRAVLVGGQLVLAAALVAVALTSTLSSLWPLAIALLPAGFSAGVLVPTMTSQSLAAVPTALHGAASAAFNASRQVGAAIGVAAFGPLLGSAGDLRDGFITCVLVAAVATAFALALTLSHRTTARHRVSVGTGSVDTSG; from the coding sequence ATGCCCATAGAACTAAAGAGGGCCGTTGTCGCTCTCGCACTGATCGCTTCATTCATGGTGTACGTCGATGGCACCATCGTGAACTTGACTCTGGCGCAGTTAAGTTCTCACCTGCACGCCTCACGTTCGGGGCTGGAGTGGGCCGTCAACGCCTACACGCTCGGCTTCGCCGCCGTGCTGCTCGGATCGGGTGCCGTCACTGACGTCCTGGGCGCCAAACGCACGTTCATCACGGGGCTGATCGCCTTCACGGCTTCCTCCGCGGTCTGCGCAGCGGCGGGAACCATGCTGATCCTGAACCTCGCCCGGCTCACCCAGGGTGTCGGTGCCGCACTGCTGCTTCCGAGCGCGCTCGTGCTGGCCACCTCCGCCGCCACCGACGAGCACGCCCGCCACAAGCTCGTCGGCTGGTGGGCCGCCGCCGGCGGGATGGGCATGGCCGCAGGGCCGCTCCTCGGCGGGGTGCTGGTTTCCGTGGCGGACTGGCGCGCGGTGTTCGGGGTCAACGTCGTGATCGGCATCCCGGCGATCGTGTGGAGCATCCGCTCGATGCCGTCCGTGCCGCGTCGGGGCCGAAGCGTGGACTACGCGGGCATGGTCGCCGCGACCGTGCTGATCGGCGGTCTCGTCTTCGGTCTGATCGAGGCCCCGGCCAAGGGGTGGGGAACACCCGGTGTACTCACAGCGTTCACCCTCGCGGGCGTGGGCCTCCTCGCGTTCGTACGAGCGGAACGCACCGCGAAGGCCCCTCTCCTTCCGACCGCTGTGTACTCCGACCGGCCCTTTACCACCTCCGCACTGCAGGGCGCCTTGTTCAACTTCACTTTCTACGGGCTCCTGTTCGCGTTGAGTCTGATGCTTCAGCAGGGTCGCGACCTCAGTGCCATCGCGAGCGGTCTGCTGTTCCTGCCCCTGACCGGCCTGATCTCCCTGGGGAGCATCTGCGCGGCAGCCCTCACCGGACGCGCCGGGCGCCGCGCGGTCCTGGTCGGCGGACAACTCGTGCTGGCCGCCGCCCTGGTAGCGGTCGCGCTCACGAGCACACTGTCCTCACTATGGCCGCTGGCCATCGCGCTGCTACCGGCAGGATTCAGTGCGGGGGTCCTCGTTCCGACCATGACGTCCCAATCCCTCGCCGCCGTTCCCACGGCTCTGCATGGTGCGGCTTCCGCTGCGTTCAACGCATCTCGGCAGGTGGGCGCCGCCATCGGCGTCGCCGCCTTCGGCCCACTGCTGGGCTCCGCAGGTGATCTACGCGACGGATTCATCACCTGCGTTCTCGTGGCCGCGGTCGCCACGGCCTTCGCTCTCGCCCTGACGTTGTCCCACAGGACGACCGCCCGTCACCGGGTGAGCGTCGGCACCGGTTCCGTGGACACCTCCGGGTGA
- a CDS encoding ArsR/SmtB family transcription factor has product MPTTSRSRPRDDVSKPAELDVMAVLRALADPVRLDLVRQLRESAEPIACGAFDVAVAKNTLSHHFKTLREAGVIITHREGTAALNVLQEDELDAAFPGLLDAILPRRR; this is encoded by the coding sequence ATGCCCACCACGAGCCGGAGCCGGCCACGCGACGACGTGAGCAAGCCGGCGGAACTTGACGTCATGGCGGTACTGAGGGCTCTGGCCGACCCCGTGCGGCTCGATCTCGTGCGCCAGTTGAGGGAGTCCGCAGAACCGATCGCCTGCGGTGCGTTCGACGTTGCGGTCGCCAAGAACACCCTGTCCCACCACTTCAAGACGCTCAGGGAAGCCGGAGTGATCATCACTCACCGCGAGGGCACCGCCGCCCTCAACGTGTTGCAGGAAGACGAGCTCGACGCGGCCTTCCCGGGCCTGCTCGACGCAATCCTGCCCAGGCGGCGTTGA
- a CDS encoding DUF6243 family protein, which produces MTVSKNINNPVGMGGGQRKRLSRAERQNNGPHRNLDRQGAADQKAELVRKMREKTGAAEGADQTDDDPAQS; this is translated from the coding sequence GTGACCGTGAGCAAGAACATCAACAACCCCGTGGGCATGGGCGGCGGCCAGCGCAAGAGGCTGTCCCGCGCCGAACGGCAGAACAACGGCCCGCACCGCAACCTCGACCGCCAGGGTGCGGCCGACCAGAAGGCGGAGCTGGTGCGCAAGATGCGCGAGAAGACGGGCGCGGCCGAGGGCGCCGACCAGACGGACGACGACCCCGCACAGAGCTGA